In Drechmeria coniospora strain ARSEF 6962 chromosome 03, whole genome shotgun sequence, the DNA window CGGCGCGCGGCGAGGAGCCCAAGTAGGTGGACAGCAGGCCGTAGGTCGTGACATGCCCTCTAGGAATGCTGCAGAGAGCAGTCCAGACGCGCTTCTCAAAGGGCGTTCGGCCGGAGGCAGCGATAAGTCGGAGCTGAGGCTTCATGTCCTCGTGCACATTTTTGCCTCTGGAtgcggcggtgacggtggtCAAAGGCTTCTTCATAGCAAGCGCTTTCGGTGTTCGTGCTGATGCTCGCGCTCGTGCCCGTGCCATCGCCGGAACGTCGGCTTGTGGGTTGCGCTTATCGTTGCTGGTGGCCATTTCTCAACCAGGGTTTGATGACGATTGGGGGGGTTGGCCGTTCGAATAGAACATACAAGTCAACCAATCTCGGGGAGGTGCTCGGCGGTATCGATGCAGGGTCGTGTAAAGGAAAGGACAAGTGTAAAGGACGAGTTGCCATGCAAATCACGGGACTGTTCTTACTTTTGCATCGTTGCCTGCGTCTCCTCGTTGGCCTCTCAAGAAATATGAACACCGTGCTGTGTGTTTGCTGCTCATGAAGAGGAACAGAACAGTTGCAGCATGAACTGTGGCAAAGCTACTCGCGCTTTCAAATTATCTTGGTGACGCGGATTGGCAACATCAAGAGCAACACATCTACGCCAAGTCACGTGCACACGCATGCAAAGCCAGCGTTAGAGTTCGACAGTCGCCAACTAAGAAACTGGACTTCATAGGCACACAAGTATGTACGCATAGAAGCTCTAGGTGAGGAAAGTGCAAGCAATGAACACAGGAGGCGAACTCGAGTGACGGTGTTTAATGCGGAGTGGTATGAACATGATAAGCACTTAGGTACGCCTTTCTAATACAACGCCAGTCGCATGCCAAAGGGGATGAAGGCCGCTGCTCGGCGAAAGTACCCATCCAGAGACCCTTGCCAGGTCACGCGGGTGCTATGTAATTAATACGTGAAGCCAAAAATAAATTTACCAAAGCAGAGTCAACGGCGGGGGAAAACGGCCAGCAGCGGGGGCTTCGCCTCCAACGCAAAATCGTCTCGCGCACATGAAATATACGTCATGATCTGAAACAAGTCCGTTTTCACCATTCGCCGGCGCTTTCTTTCGCTTGGGTGTCGTtgatcgtcgtcatcatacatgtacaacccATGCCAGGCGGGAACCTTGTCAGGGAAGGCTTGCCCTCGCCCGGGTCTGGGCATTTGGTTGAACTCGGCTCAGACCATGAAAGATTCGCCACAGCCGCATTGCTCCTCTGCGAAATGGTCAGCAGACCGCCTTGATTCGGGAAGCAGCGCTCACATACTTATGTTGGGGTTCTTGAAGACAAATCGCTGGTTGAGTTTGTCCTCGGCCCAGTCCATCTCGCTGCCGAGGATGCTGAACAGGGCTCGGCTGTCGATGAGCACCTTGACTCCATCCTGTTCCACCGTCTCGTCAAATGCACCGGGTTGGTCGACGTATTCCAGGTGGTATGCGAGCCCGCTGCAGCCACGGTTTCGTACGCCGACCTTGATGAGCTTCGGTTCGGGTTGGTCCAGCAGCGTCCGCAGCTGCTCGACTGCGGCTGGCGTGagcttcatcgccgccttcCGTGGGCGAAGCTTCGGTCGCAATCGCGTATCAGCcttgggcgtcgacgacggagtgGCAGCCTCGATTGACTTTGAAGGTGGTGTGAGGGTTGACGTCGTTCCTGGGGCAGCGCGGGTGTGCTTGAATGAGGACAGCGTCTTGTGGGTTCTCGGCGGAGCTTCTGGCTGCACTATAGGTCTCTCGGTAATGTCGTGCTGAGGAAGGGATG includes these proteins:
- a CDS encoding iron sulfur assembly protein 1; the encoded protein is MNAASLSVTQVALRHSRRYFLWPLSAPHLASASYHSYPLPTSTSTSLPQHDITERPIVQPEAPPRTHKTLSSFKHTRAAPGTTSTLTPPSKSIEAATPSSTPKADTRLRPKLRPRKAAMKLTPAAVEQLRTLLDQPEPKLIKVGVRNRGCSGLAYHLEYVDQPGAFDETVEQDGVKVLIDSRALFSILGSEMDWAEDKLNQRFVFKNPNIKEQCGCGESFMV
- a CDS encoding RING-2-like protein, with translation MATSNDKRNPQADVPAMARARARASARTPKALAMKKPLTTVTAASRGKNVHEDMKPQLRLIAASGRTPFEKRVWTALCSIPRGHVTTYGLLSTYLGSSPRAVGNALRRNPFAPEVPCHRVVATGMTLGGFKGQRPRNGEGITIDEKRDLLRREGVRFDDKGRVLGTPWVAWDRLD